From the genome of Vicia villosa cultivar HV-30 ecotype Madison, WI linkage group LG2, Vvil1.0, whole genome shotgun sequence, one region includes:
- the LOC131650364 gene encoding uncharacterized protein LOC131650364 gives MLLKYFTPEPRFPEPKKLAPSNGHPKEPSLVPSSNDVQPEPHSSYKVFKKGAYLETDHGKRIQILEYHPNDQDEVRRAYLVNVPCKIKLTEYESTNIGGRERSFQYSWHEEYDWLEYSVEKDVVFCLPCYVCYNGTSNSAFVVTGFKGWNLKHKLDKHVGEKPNSHHKKCVKACEDLMKKKQSIEFSYAKYSSKEEVDYLSRLKASLEAVKYLVRGGLAFRAHNEGENSIYKGHFLEFVEALGRNSEKIAAAITSGGGNCKMTSPIIQKELANACAVETIKKIVGEIGDGFFCVLVDESGDCSERFIGIVHVEDISATSLKGALECLLSGFGLCISKIRGQWYDGASNMRGRFGGLKTLIQKQNTQAYYVHCFAHQLQLALVSMARKHEDVDWFSCEVSRIVTFLRSSNKRQALLRNKQVAHFANLIEKELVETSTGLNQELSIARAGDTRWGSHFRTLNRLVDLFTPIIEVFEDLKSDSHSKGEPKSLLLVMQTFSFVFMLHLMVEILSLTNNLSQSLQKGDQDIVHAMELVQICKKKLQEFRDDGWETLYEQVVASCGNVEIDVPDMESRYVKDKKSKRLAPFVTKFHYFKNDCFLHVIDVVLKELNDRFTPENIELINCVACLSPCYSFESFDVKSLVRLARLTLVRTKKHKTFRFVYTLVKLALSLPVATLSVERVFSGMKYVKNELQSRMANPWLNDCLVTFVEKEVFNTINDMDIIKRFQGMNKRRMHLRLD, from the exons ATGTTGCTCAAATATTTTACACCCGAACCGAGATTTCCAGAGCCAAAGAAGCTTGCTCCTTCAAATGGGCATCCCAAAGAACCTTCTTTGGTCCCCTCTTCAAATGACGTACAACCAGAACCTCATTCTTCATATAAGGTGTTTAAAAAAGGAGCTTATTTGGAGACGGATCATGGAAAAAGAATTCAAATTCTTGAGTATCATCCAAATGATCAAGATGAGGTAAGAAGAGCTTACCTTGTGAATGTGCCATGTAAAATTAAATTAACTGAATATGAATCCACAAATATTGGGGGAAGGGAACGTTCTTTTCAATATAGTTGGCATGAAGAGTATGACTGGTTGGAATATAGTGTAGAAAAAGATGTTGTTTTTTGTTTGCCTTGTTATGTGTGTTACAATGGTACTAGTAATTCTGCATTTGTGGTGACTGGTTTTAAAGGTTGGAATCTAAAACATAAGTTGGATAAACATGTTGGTGAGAAACCGAATAGTCatcataaaaagtgtgtgaaagcaTGTGAGGATCTTATGAAGAAAAAGCAGAGTATTGAGTTTTCGTATGCAAAATATAGTTCAAAAGAAGAAGTAGATTATCTTTCTCGTTTAAAAGCATCACTTGAGGCTGTCAAATATCTTGTTAGAGGCGGATTGGCATTTAGGGCACATAATGAGGGTGAAAATTCTATTTATAAGGGTCATTTCCTAGAATTTGTAGAAGCCTTGGGAAGAAATAGTGAAAAAATAGCTGCAGCAATAACAAGTGGTGGGGGAAATTGTAAGATGACTTCTCCTATTATTCAAAAAGAACTTGCAAATGCATGTGCGGTTGAAACTATTAAGAAGATAGTTGGAGAAATTGGAGATGGTTTCTTTTGTGTTCTTGTTGATGAATCTGGTGATTGCTCTG AAAGATTTATCGGCATTGTTCATGTTGAGGACATAAGTGCAACATCGCTTAAAGGGGCTCTTGAGTGTTTGTTGTCGGGCTTTGGGTTGTGTATATCTAAAATTCGAGGTCAATGGTATGATGGAGCAAGTAATATGCGTGGTCGATTTGGCGGTTTGAAGACTTTGATTCAAAAGCAAAATACGCAAGCCTATTATGTCCATTGTTTTGCTCAtcaacttcaattggctcttGTTTCAATGGCGAGAAAGCATGAAGATGTTGATTGGTTTTCTTGTGAAGTGTCTCGTATTGTCACTTTCTTACGGTCATCTAACAAAAGACAAGCTCTACTTCGGAATAAACAAGTTGCTCATTTTGCAAATCTAATTGAAAAAGAATTGGTGGAAACTAGTACTGGTTTAAATCAAGAGTTGTCCATTGCAAGAGCGGGTGATACACGTTGGGGATCTCACTTTCGAACTCTTAACAGGTTAGTTGATTTGTTTACTCCTATTATTGAAGTGTTCGAAGATTTGAAAAGTGATAGTCATTCTAAGGGTGAACCAAAAAGTTTGTTACTTGTTATGCAAACTTTTAGTTTTGTGTTTATGTTGCACTTAATGGTTGagattttatctttgacaaataATTTGTCACAATCATTGCAAAAGGGGGATCAAGATATTGTGCATGCCATGGAACTTGTCCAAATATGCaagaaaaagttgcaagaatttagAGATGATGGATGGGAAACACTTTATGAGCAAGTTGTGGCTTCTTGTGGTAATGTTGAAATTGATGTGCCTGACATGGAGTCTCGGTATGTGAAAGATAAGAAATCCAAACGCCTTGCTCCTTTTGTTACAAAATTTCATTATTTCAAGAATGATTGCTTCTTACATGTTATAGATGTGGTATTGAAAGAGTTGAATGATCGGTTTACACCTGAAAATATTGAGTTGATCAATTGTGTTGCTTGCTTGAGTCCTTGTTATTCATTTGAATCATTTGACGTTAAATCACTTGTGAGATTGGCAAGATT GACTCTTGTTCGAACAAAGAAGCATAAGACATTTAGGTTTGTGTACACACTTGTCAAACTAGCTTTGTCCTTACCGGTTGCCACTTTAAGTGTTGAGCGAGTATTCTCGGGGATGAAATATGTTAAGAATGAGTTGCAAAGTAGAATGGCTAATCCATGGCTAAATGATTGCTTAGTGACATTTGTGGAGAAAGAGGTGTTTAATACAATCAATGATATGGATATCATCAAACGTTTCCAaggaatgaacaagagaagaatgCATTTACGATTAGACTAG
- the LOC131650363 gene encoding protein FAR1-RELATED SEQUENCE 5-like, whose amino-acid sequence MDFKVFGDVLAFDATYGTNKYRYPLVMFYGVNNHNHNIIFGGAIVANEKEETYVWVLEQILEAMSGKSPISVITDGDLAMKKAIKNVFLNAYHRLCAWHLIRNAMPNIGVPEFVSQFRKCMLGDYDLGEFRRKWADMIDAFGLHDNKWVTELYAKRKTWATAHVRGKNFAGFRTTSRCEGLHSEMGKFLHSRYNLSDFLLHFHRCLNYMRYKEVEADFLSNYGDPVLQTRFRSMECYAGKLFTREIFFMFCDLLARSAEMVVETCHQTYTCIIYTVRKYQTSKREWNISFYLDDDMFKCSCKKMESFGLPCEHIIALLIFLDVVELPKTLVADRWTKNVKEEICRTNKHLPKY is encoded by the coding sequence ATGGATTTCAAAGTTTTTGGTGATGTATTGGCATTTGATGCAACATATGGGACGAACAAATACCGTTACCCCTTAGTGATGTTTTATGGAGTTAATAACCATAACCATAATATTATATTTGGCGGTGCTATTGTTgcaaatgaaaaagaagaaacatATGTGTGGGTTCTTGAACAAATTTTGGAAGCAATGTCAGGTAAGTCGCCTATATCTGTCATTACTGATGGCGATCTTGCAATGAAGAAAGCTATAAAAAATGTGTTTCTGAATGCTTATCATAGGTTGTGTGCTTGGCATCTAATTCGCAATGCAATGCCTAACATTGGAGTTCCTGAATTTGTTAGTCAGTTTAGGAAATGCATGTTGGGTGACTATGACCTGGGTGAGTTTCGGCGCAAGTGGGCTGACATGATTGACGCATTTGGGTTGCATGACAACAAGTGGGTTACAGAACTGTATGCAAAGAGAAAGACGTGGGCTACAGCTCATGTACGCGGAAAAAATTTTGCTGGGTTCAGAACTACCTCCCGGTGTGAGGGGTTACATTCAGAAATGGGGAAGTTTCTTCACTCACGATATAATTTAAGTGACTTTTTATTACATTTTCATCGGTGTCTTAATTACATGCGTTATAAGGAGGTAGAAGCTGACTTTCTATCAAATTACGGTGATCCTGTGCTACAAACAAGATTTCGAAGCATGGAGTGTTACGCTGGGAAGTTATTTACTAGAGAAATATTCTTTATGTTTTGTGATCTTCTTGCACGGTCTGCGGAGATGGTAGTGGAAACATGTCATCAAACTTATACTTGTATCATATACACAGTTCGCAAGTACCAAACATCAAAAAGGGAGTGGAACATATCATTCTATCTTGATGATGACATGTTTAAATGTTCTTGCAAGAAGATGGAATCATTTGGCCTCCCCTGTGAGCATATTATTGCACTATTGATCTTTTTAGATGTCGTAGAATTGCCAAAGACTCTGGTGGCAGATCGGTGGACAAAGAACGTGAAGGAAGAAATATGTAGAACAAATAAGCATCTTCCAAAATATTGA